A stretch of the Bradyrhizobium arachidis genome encodes the following:
- a CDS encoding TIGR03808 family TAT-translocated repetitive protein has protein sequence MDVNRRHLIGATAAGVAGAVAMPTDAARAAPLTSLLGRDATQYGVRPGSNEDQTRVLQRAIDEAARAQVPLALPAGVYRTGLLRLPSGAQLIGVRGATKLVFTGGPSIILSEGADSIGLTGITFDGGAIPLPTRRGLIHCLSGRDVRIADCEIKGSGGSGIWLEQIFGDISGNIFTNIAVTAVVSFDAKGLNVSRNTIQGTNDNGIEILRTAIGDDGTLVADNRIEDIKAGPGGSGQYGNAINAFRAGNVIVRGNRIRNCDYSAVRGNSASNIHISGNSVSDVREVALYSEFAFEAAVIANNTVDGAAVGVSVCNFNEGGRIAVVQGNIIRNLIPKRPIGTAPDDDAGVGIYVEADSSVTGNVVENAPSYGIVAGWGKYLRDIVISGNVIRKALAGIGVSVVSGAGTALVNNNMISETPLGAVVGLDHARAVTTDLSADGAQRFAQVVVSGNAVRR, from the coding sequence ATGGACGTCAATCGCCGCCATCTCATCGGAGCCACTGCCGCCGGAGTCGCCGGGGCGGTCGCTATGCCCACTGACGCCGCACGCGCGGCTCCGCTGACATCACTGCTCGGTCGCGATGCGACACAATACGGCGTGCGCCCCGGCAGCAATGAGGATCAGACGCGCGTCCTGCAACGCGCCATCGACGAGGCCGCGCGCGCGCAAGTCCCGCTGGCGCTGCCGGCCGGCGTGTACCGCACCGGACTCTTGCGCCTGCCGAGCGGCGCGCAGCTGATCGGCGTGCGCGGTGCGACCAAATTGGTGTTCACCGGGGGCCCCTCCATCATCCTCAGCGAAGGCGCCGACAGTATCGGTCTCACCGGGATCACCTTCGATGGCGGTGCCATTCCGCTGCCGACGCGGCGCGGTCTGATCCATTGCCTCAGTGGACGCGACGTCCGCATCGCCGATTGCGAGATCAAGGGCAGCGGCGGCAGCGGCATCTGGCTCGAGCAGATTTTTGGCGACATCTCCGGCAACATTTTTACCAACATCGCCGTCACCGCCGTCGTCTCCTTCGACGCCAAAGGCCTCAACGTCTCGCGCAACACGATTCAAGGCACCAACGACAACGGCATCGAGATCCTGCGGACCGCCATCGGCGACGACGGCACGCTCGTGGCCGACAACCGCATCGAGGACATCAAGGCTGGCCCCGGCGGCTCCGGCCAGTACGGCAACGCCATCAACGCCTTTCGCGCCGGCAACGTGATCGTGCGCGGCAATCGCATCAGGAACTGCGATTACTCCGCGGTGCGCGGCAATTCGGCCTCGAACATCCACATATCAGGCAACAGCGTCAGCGACGTGCGCGAGGTCGCGCTCTATTCGGAGTTCGCCTTCGAGGCCGCAGTGATCGCCAACAACACGGTCGATGGCGCCGCCGTCGGCGTCTCCGTCTGCAATTTCAACGAAGGCGGCCGCATCGCGGTGGTCCAGGGCAACATCATCCGCAATCTGATCCCGAAGCGGCCGATCGGCACCGCGCCCGACGACGATGCCGGCGTCGGCATTTATGTCGAGGCGGATAGTTCCGTCACCGGCAACGTGGTCGAGAACGCGCCGTCCTACGGCATCGTCGCCGGCTGGGGCAAATATCTCCGCGATATCGTGATCTCCGGCAACGTCATCCGAAAGGCGCTGGCAGGCATCGGCGTGTCGGTCGTGTCGGGCGCCGGCACCGCGCTCGTCAACAACAACATGATCTCGGAGACGCCGCTCGGCGCGGTGGTCGGGCTCGACCACGCCCGCGCCGTGACGACGGATCTCTCCGCCGACGGCGCGCAGCGCTTTGCGCAGGTGGTGGTGAGTGGGAATGCGGTGCGGCGGTAG
- a CDS encoding GIY-YIG nuclease family protein has translation MGIYVYMLRCADGSFYIGSATGDDVSKRVDEHNAGAYQGYTHSRRPVVLVWSEHFDRITDGIAAERQLKGWSRAKKEALIRSDWKAVSLLARRRAGAPRPKK, from the coding sequence GTGGGCATCTACGTCTACATGTTGCGATGCGCGGACGGCTCTTTCTACATTGGAAGCGCTACCGGCGATGACGTTTCCAAACGGGTCGACGAGCACAACGCAGGGGCTTACCAAGGCTATACCCATTCGAGACGTCCGGTTGTTCTTGTCTGGTCGGAGCACTTCGATCGAATTACCGATGGTATCGCGGCCGAGCGACAGCTCAAAGGGTGGAGCCGCGCCAAGAAGGAGGCGCTCATTCGCTCGGATTGGAAAGCGGTAAGCCTGCTCGCGCGACGGCGGGCAGGTGCGCCCAGACCGAAGAAGTAA
- a CDS encoding TIGR03809 family protein, which yields MTHRQDVARGRAVAARWCALAEQRLEHLTEMFETGRWRRYHSELAFLENIQEAKRAVQTWRALATGEDVPPPPGPVSLGWFPAAPSRGAPPLEQAQTVQPKAVHIEPETAVPVELDSMAHRLAEIVEAPIVPAIEPPPIPESVVEFTFNLDGIEAKYPLLRNAF from the coding sequence ATGACACATCGCCAAGACGTGGCTCGCGGCCGCGCTGTTGCCGCGCGCTGGTGCGCGCTCGCCGAACAGCGGCTGGAGCATCTCACCGAAATGTTCGAGACGGGGCGCTGGCGCCGCTACCATTCCGAACTCGCCTTTCTCGAAAACATCCAGGAAGCCAAGCGCGCCGTGCAGACCTGGCGGGCCCTGGCCACCGGCGAGGACGTGCCGCCGCCGCCCGGGCCGGTGTCGCTGGGATGGTTCCCGGCGGCGCCGTCGCGCGGCGCCCCGCCGCTGGAGCAGGCCCAGACCGTGCAGCCCAAGGCCGTCCATATCGAGCCCGAAACCGCGGTGCCGGTCGAACTGGACAGCATGGCCCATCGTCTGGCCGAAATCGTCGAGGCACCGATCGTGCCGGCCATCGAGCCGCCGCCGATCCCGGAGAGCGTGGTCGAATTCACCTTCAACCTCGACGGCATCGAGGCGAAATACCCGCTGCTCAGGAACGCGTTCTAG
- a CDS encoding S8 family serine peptidase produces the protein MTQKSERGLRAGVCASSVSAALLLGACLGVEVAHAQAIMRTPTISVPSRTPTVNTIVAPRVPPNIAGRVSVDRGPGIALRPGGLTAINAARPTMPYARYSPNLYPSCTAPYRDANGECVDKPNASGDGGSGKSVKKSTGNGRRNNSTPAVVNLRTFANEFVAEMDVRTSPTDADEFARRHGLTRLALENFPLIGATIGLFRIADGRTYDTVRRELVADSSVRSLQDNFRYVLQDQKAGVPTEGDPAQYALAKLRLPQAHTLVHGANVTVAVIDSGIDARHPELANSISDNFDALGSQEGPHIHGTGIAGAIVAHARLMGSAPEARIIAIRAFGGTTGGAESSSYVILKSLNYAAEHGAQIVNMSFAGPKDAVIERAIAATAARGLVLIAAAGNAGAKSPPLYPAANPNVIAVSATDAQDKLFTASNRGNYIALAAPGVDIFLPAPDGKYQMTSGTSFSAAYVSGVAALLLERNFALKPEALRMTLAKTARDLGTPGRDDLFGDGQADAYAAVMAVPVDGATPMAAAPGTTKREDASERREEPGTRALEQPSPTMAADKSTISQADRPATR, from the coding sequence ATGACGCAGAAGTCCGAGAGAGGCTTGAGAGCGGGGGTCTGCGCTTCGTCGGTGAGCGCGGCGCTTCTGCTCGGCGCCTGCCTCGGTGTCGAGGTGGCGCATGCGCAGGCGATCATGCGCACACCCACGATCAGCGTTCCGTCCCGTACGCCGACCGTCAACACCATCGTTGCCCCGCGCGTTCCGCCGAACATTGCGGGGAGGGTGAGCGTTGACCGTGGTCCCGGCATTGCGCTGCGACCGGGCGGGCTCACCGCGATCAATGCCGCGCGGCCCACAATGCCCTATGCGCGCTATTCGCCGAACCTCTATCCGTCCTGCACCGCGCCTTACCGGGACGCCAACGGCGAATGCGTCGACAAGCCGAACGCCAGCGGCGACGGCGGGTCCGGCAAATCCGTCAAGAAGAGTACGGGCAACGGGCGCCGCAATAACTCGACGCCGGCCGTCGTCAATCTGAGGACCTTTGCCAACGAATTCGTCGCCGAGATGGATGTGCGGACGTCGCCGACCGACGCCGACGAGTTTGCGCGCCGCCACGGTTTGACGCGGCTCGCGCTGGAAAACTTTCCGCTGATCGGCGCGACCATCGGTCTGTTCCGCATCGCCGACGGCCGCACTTACGACACCGTGCGCCGCGAACTCGTGGCCGACAGCAGCGTGCGATCGCTGCAGGACAATTTCCGCTACGTGCTGCAGGACCAGAAGGCGGGCGTCCCGACCGAGGGCGATCCGGCGCAATATGCGCTGGCAAAACTCCGCCTGCCGCAGGCGCACACACTGGTGCATGGCGCCAATGTGACGGTCGCGGTGATCGATTCCGGCATCGACGCTAGACATCCCGAACTCGCCAATTCGATTTCCGACAATTTCGACGCGCTGGGAAGCCAGGAAGGCCCGCATATCCATGGCACCGGCATCGCCGGGGCGATCGTTGCGCATGCGCGGTTGATGGGCAGTGCGCCCGAGGCGCGCATCATCGCGATCCGCGCCTTCGGCGGCACCACGGGAGGCGCGGAGAGCAGCTCCTACGTGATCCTGAAATCGCTGAACTACGCCGCCGAGCACGGCGCGCAGATCGTCAATATGAGCTTTGCCGGGCCGAAGGATGCGGTGATCGAGCGCGCGATCGCCGCGACTGCCGCACGCGGTCTGGTGCTGATTGCAGCCGCCGGCAACGCCGGCGCAAAATCGCCGCCGCTCTATCCGGCCGCCAACCCGAACGTGATCGCAGTGAGCGCGACCGACGCGCAGGACAAGCTGTTTACCGCCTCGAACCGCGGCAATTACATCGCGCTGGCGGCGCCCGGCGTCGATATCTTCCTGCCGGCGCCGGATGGCAAATACCAGATGACCTCGGGCACCTCGTTCTCGGCGGCCTATGTCAGCGGCGTCGCGGCGCTTCTCCTCGAGCGCAACTTCGCGCTGAAGCCGGAAGCGCTGCGCATGACGCTTGCCAAGACCGCGCGCGATTTGGGAACGCCGGGCCGCGATGATCTGTTTGGCGACGGCCAGGCCGATGCTTACGCCGCCGTGATGGCCGTTCCGGTCGACGGTGCAACGCCGATGGCGGCAGCACCCGGTACAACTAAACGTGAAGATGCGTCGGAACGTCGCGAAGAGCCGGGAACACGCGCGCTGGAACAACCGTCGCCGACCATGGCCGCCGATAAATCCACGATTTCTCAGGCGGATAGGCCTGCGACGCGATAG
- a CDS encoding sigma-70 family RNA polymerase sigma factor, whose product MSVTQAATDEVLIARIAQGDRLAMQVLYGRHHVRVYRFGLRLVRDEQTAEDLISEVFLDVWRQAGKFEGRSAVSTWLLAITRFKALSALRRRKDLELDDEAANAIEDSSDNPETAVQKKDTSEALRECLTGLSPEHREIVDLVYYHEKSVEEVAEIVGIPENTVKTRLFYARKKLAELLKAAGVERGWP is encoded by the coding sequence TTGAGCGTGACACAGGCGGCTACGGACGAGGTCCTGATCGCCCGGATCGCCCAAGGCGACCGGCTCGCTATGCAGGTGCTGTACGGGCGGCATCATGTCAGGGTGTATCGCTTCGGGCTGAGGCTCGTGCGGGACGAGCAGACGGCGGAAGACCTCATCAGTGAGGTGTTTCTCGACGTTTGGCGTCAGGCCGGCAAGTTCGAAGGCCGATCCGCGGTTTCCACCTGGCTGCTGGCAATTACCCGATTCAAGGCCCTCTCTGCGCTCCGGCGCAGGAAGGATCTCGAATTGGACGACGAGGCCGCCAACGCGATCGAGGATTCGTCCGACAATCCGGAAACGGCGGTTCAGAAGAAGGATACCAGTGAAGCGTTGCGGGAGTGCCTCACGGGACTTTCGCCGGAACATAGGGAAATCGTCGATCTCGTCTACTACCACGAGAAGTCCGTGGAGGAGGTGGCCGAAATCGTCGGGATACCGGAGAACACTGTGAAGACGCGCTTGTTCTATGCGCGCAAGAAACTGGCCGAGCTGCTGAAGGCAGCCGGCGTTGAGCGAGGCTGGCCATGA
- a CDS encoding GGDEF domain-containing protein: MGSTPASFSPDRTASEVAEIALAASAVTPEVSARRVRQRRQMYLTQVVSYSFGASVLLLYAYDGAVAMIVPSLFWIGGLTIIGAFTVLSESGFEDRFTDHYLTVYQITAHMALQLVFLLAVPTIGICFISVLFLIFAFGTLRMTSRQAMTTWGLATAGLVTVFMFTDLPIGLPVATRLERFASMLCFVLVIGQCSFLGLFGSTLRKILYTRSIELQAAYQRIEELAELDELTGSYNRRCIMRLLDEEIALARKAAKPCAIALIDLDWFKRINDAHGHPIGDEVLRTFAITVFANIRPVDRFGRYGGEEFLLLLPETEGDAAARILDRLRMIVADLDWGAFSPSMRVTISAGVAALRDNDNADTFLARADSALYSAKARGRNRIAAS; the protein is encoded by the coding sequence ATGGGCAGCACTCCCGCGTCGTTCTCCCCGGACCGTACGGCCTCCGAGGTCGCCGAGATCGCGCTCGCCGCGAGCGCTGTGACACCCGAGGTGAGTGCGCGCCGCGTTCGGCAGCGCCGGCAGATGTATCTCACCCAGGTCGTCAGCTACTCGTTCGGCGCCTCAGTCCTGCTGCTCTATGCCTATGACGGCGCGGTCGCGATGATCGTGCCCTCCCTGTTCTGGATCGGCGGGCTGACGATCATCGGCGCCTTCACCGTGCTGTCCGAGAGCGGTTTTGAGGACCGGTTCACCGATCACTATCTCACGGTCTACCAGATCACCGCGCACATGGCGCTGCAGCTCGTATTCCTGCTGGCGGTGCCGACGATTGGAATCTGCTTCATCAGCGTCCTGTTCCTGATCTTCGCATTCGGCACGCTGCGCATGACGTCGCGCCAGGCGATGACGACATGGGGGCTTGCCACCGCCGGCCTCGTAACCGTGTTCATGTTCACCGATCTGCCGATCGGACTGCCGGTCGCAACCCGCCTCGAGCGGTTCGCCTCGATGCTGTGCTTCGTCCTGGTGATCGGCCAGTGCTCGTTCCTCGGGCTGTTCGGCAGCACGCTGCGCAAGATCCTCTACACGCGCAGCATCGAGCTCCAGGCCGCCTATCAGCGCATCGAGGAGCTCGCCGAGCTCGACGAGCTGACCGGCTCCTATAACCGCCGCTGCATCATGCGCCTGCTCGACGAGGAGATCGCGCTGGCCCGCAAGGCGGCAAAGCCCTGCGCGATCGCGCTGATCGACCTCGACTGGTTCAAGCGCATCAACGACGCCCACGGCCATCCGATCGGCGACGAGGTGTTGCGGACCTTCGCCATCACCGTCTTCGCCAACATCCGCCCGGTCGACCGCTTCGGCCGCTATGGCGGCGAGGAGTTCTTGCTGCTCCTGCCCGAGACGGAAGGCGACGCCGCCGCGCGCATCCTCGACCGGCTCCGCATGATCGTCGCCGATCTCGACTGGGGCGCGTTCTCGCCCAGCATGCGCGTGACGATTTCCGCCGGCGTCGCGGCGCTGCGCGACAACGATAATGCCGACACATTTCTCGCGCGCGCCGACAGCGCGCTGTATTCCGCCAAGGCGCGAGGACGCAACCGCATTGCCGCTAGTTAA
- a CDS encoding DUF2336 domain-containing protein — MKFKSATKTAKPADNLLDELQTTLSHGTVARRVETLRRVTDLFINGAVDYSDEQIGLFDDVFQCLVEHIETEAKALLSGRLAPMHMAPPKIVRTLALDDVIEVAGPVLTKSERLDEATLIEIARSKSQAHLKAISMRRVLSDALTDVLVARGNDEVVQSTVSNPGAHFSEGSLSELITRAERDDDLATCVGLRPDLPRHHYLKLVAKASLSVRRKLEAANPGQADAISNAVQEASQRIRAAAMTRQTEMARALVRSLFEDGRLNEHQVATFAEQGKFDETNAALAALAGVAVGVAENMMIESRTEGVMILAKVAGMSWSSVRAVIAMRDKLSGGSPTDMLTARDTYDALRSSTAQQVLRFHRMQQNTESPASVA, encoded by the coding sequence ATGAAATTCAAGTCTGCGACTAAAACTGCCAAGCCGGCCGACAACCTGCTCGACGAGCTCCAGACCACATTGTCCCACGGCACGGTCGCCCGTCGTGTGGAGACGCTGCGCCGCGTCACCGACCTCTTCATCAACGGTGCGGTGGATTATTCCGACGAACAGATCGGCCTGTTCGACGACGTCTTTCAGTGCCTGGTCGAGCACATCGAGACCGAGGCCAAGGCGCTGCTTTCCGGCCGACTGGCGCCGATGCACATGGCGCCGCCGAAAATCGTCCGCACGCTCGCGCTCGACGATGTCATCGAAGTCGCGGGTCCCGTGCTGACGAAGTCGGAGCGGCTCGACGAAGCGACGCTGATCGAGATCGCGCGCAGCAAGAGCCAGGCGCACCTGAAGGCGATCTCGATGCGGCGCGTGCTGTCCGACGCGCTCACCGACGTGCTGGTCGCGCGCGGCAACGATGAGGTCGTCCAGTCCACCGTCAGCAATCCGGGCGCGCACTTCTCCGAAGGCAGCCTCAGCGAACTGATCACGCGCGCCGAACGCGACGACGACCTCGCGACCTGCGTGGGCCTGCGCCCCGACCTGCCACGCCATCATTATCTAAAGCTGGTCGCGAAGGCGTCGCTGAGCGTGCGCCGGAAGCTGGAGGCGGCAAATCCCGGCCAGGCCGACGCGATCTCCAACGCGGTCCAGGAAGCGAGCCAGCGGATCCGCGCGGCAGCCATGACCCGGCAGACCGAGATGGCGCGCGCGCTGGTGCGGTCGCTGTTCGAGGACGGCCGGCTCAACGAGCATCAGGTCGCGACCTTCGCCGAACAAGGCAAGTTCGATGAGACCAACGCCGCGCTCGCAGCACTTGCCGGCGTCGCGGTTGGGGTCGCCGAGAACATGATGATCGAGAGCCGCACCGAGGGCGTGATGATCCTCGCCAAGGTCGCCGGCATGTCGTGGTCAAGCGTGCGTGCGGTCATCGCGATGCGCGACAAGCTGTCCGGCGGCTCGCCGACAGACATGCTGACGGCGCGCGACACCTATGACGCGCTGCGCAGCTCGACGGCGCAGCAGGTGCTGCGCTTCCACCGCATGCAGCAGAATACGGAAAGCCCGGCGTCGGTCGCTTGA
- a CDS encoding NrsF family protein, with protein sequence MDTDQLIRTLAADNAHRAPRVGAVLTLALLVAAPLSILIFATFLGVRADVMSAMRNPFFDMKFAVTLSLAIPAIIVSLHLSRPEALMRGWGWLLLLPVGLLAVAIGGEMMMAPAMPMSMRLMGKNSRVCLLAIPAMSLPLLAGALFGLRHGAPSRPVLAGALAGLLSAGLAATLYASHCTDDSPLFVATWYTLATALVAAIGALAGSRALRY encoded by the coding sequence ATGGATACCGATCAACTCATCCGCACGCTTGCTGCCGACAACGCCCATCGCGCGCCGCGCGTCGGCGCCGTGTTGACGCTGGCGTTGCTGGTCGCCGCGCCGCTGTCGATTTTGATCTTCGCGACCTTCCTCGGCGTGCGGGCGGACGTCATGAGCGCGATGCGCAATCCGTTCTTCGATATGAAGTTCGCGGTCACACTGTCGTTGGCGATCCCCGCGATCATCGTCAGTCTGCATCTGTCGCGGCCCGAGGCGCTGATGCGCGGCTGGGGCTGGCTGCTGTTGCTGCCCGTGGGGCTGCTCGCGGTTGCGATCGGCGGCGAGATGATGATGGCACCGGCCATGCCGATGTCGATGCGGTTGATGGGCAAGAATTCCAGGGTCTGCCTGCTGGCGATCCCGGCGATGTCGCTGCCGCTGCTGGCCGGCGCGCTGTTCGGGCTGCGCCACGGTGCGCCGTCGCGACCTGTACTTGCCGGCGCGCTCGCCGGACTGCTGTCGGCGGGACTGGCGGCGACGCTCTATGCCTCGCACTGCACCGACGACTCGCCGTTGTTCGTGGCGACCTGGTACACGCTCGCCACCGCGCTCGTCGCGGCGATCGGAGCGCTCGCTGGCTCGCGGGCTCTTAGATACTAG
- a CDS encoding sigma-70 family RNA polymerase sigma factor produces MRGREDEWTGLMRSAMAGDDAAYHRLLKAVTPVLRAAARRGLARAGQPVDQSEDIVQDILLAVHLKRHTWDSEAPFAPWLFAIARNKLIDALRRRGRRVFVNIDDFTETLPGEAPEETASASEVAAQLGALPQRQRDVLQSIAVDSASIKDTAAKFSMSEGAVRVALHRGLAALTAKLRDH; encoded by the coding sequence GTGCGCGGACGTGAAGACGAATGGACCGGCCTGATGCGGTCGGCCATGGCGGGGGATGATGCGGCGTATCATCGCCTGCTGAAGGCGGTCACGCCGGTGCTGCGGGCTGCCGCCAGGCGCGGTCTGGCGCGTGCCGGGCAGCCGGTCGATCAATCCGAGGATATCGTGCAGGACATTCTCTTGGCGGTCCATCTGAAGCGGCACACCTGGGACAGCGAAGCGCCCTTCGCGCCGTGGCTGTTCGCGATTGCCCGCAACAAGCTGATCGATGCGCTGCGCCGGCGCGGCAGACGCGTCTTCGTCAACATCGACGATTTCACCGAGACCCTGCCGGGCGAAGCGCCGGAGGAGACGGCATCCGCGAGCGAGGTCGCGGCCCAGCTCGGCGCGCTGCCGCAGCGCCAGCGCGACGTGCTGCAGTCGATCGCGGTCGACAGCGCCTCGATCAAGGACACGGCCGCCAAATTCTCGATGAGCGAAGGCGCGGTGCGGGTGGCCCTGCACCGGGGTCTCGCTGCGCTTACCGCCAAACTGCGGGACCATTAG
- a CDS encoding enoyl-CoA hydratase produces the protein MSTFEHIIVESKGAVGIVKLNRPKMLNALSFGVFREIAAAVDDLEADDAIGCIVITGSDKAFAAGADIKEMQPKAFIDMFSEDFAAIGGDRVAHCRKPTIAAVAGYALGGGCELAMMCDIIIAADTAKFGQPEITLGTIPGIGGTQRLTRAIGKSKAMDLCLTGRMMDAAEAERSGLVSRIVPADKLMDEVLAAAEKIASMSRPATAMAKEAVNRAFETTLAEGMSVERNLFHATFALEDRSEGMAAFIEKRKPVNKNR, from the coding sequence ATGAGCACATTCGAACACATCATCGTCGAAAGCAAAGGCGCGGTCGGCATCGTCAAGCTGAACCGTCCGAAAATGCTCAATGCCCTGTCGTTCGGCGTGTTCCGCGAGATCGCGGCAGCCGTCGACGATCTCGAGGCCGATGACGCCATCGGCTGCATCGTCATCACCGGCAGTGACAAGGCGTTTGCCGCCGGCGCCGACATCAAGGAGATGCAGCCAAAAGCCTTCATCGACATGTTCTCCGAGGATTTTGCCGCGATCGGCGGCGACCGCGTCGCGCACTGCCGCAAGCCGACCATTGCGGCGGTCGCCGGCTACGCGCTCGGCGGCGGCTGCGAGCTGGCGATGATGTGCGACATCATCATCGCCGCCGACACCGCCAAGTTCGGCCAGCCCGAGATCACGCTCGGCACCATTCCCGGCATCGGCGGCACCCAGCGCCTGACGCGCGCGATCGGCAAATCCAAGGCGATGGACCTCTGCCTCACCGGCCGCATGATGGATGCGGCGGAAGCCGAGCGCAGCGGCCTCGTCAGCCGCATCGTGCCGGCGGACAAGCTGATGGACGAGGTGTTGGCGGCGGCCGAGAAGATCGCATCGATGTCGCGCCCGGCGACCGCGATGGCGAAGGAAGCCGTCAACCGCGCCTTCGAGACCACGCTTGCCGAAGGCATGAGCGTCGAGCGCAACCTCTTCCACGCGACCTTCGCGCTGGAAGACCGCTCCGAGGGCATGGCGGCCTTCATCGAGAAGCGCAAGCCGGTGAACAAGAACCGGTAG
- a CDS encoding acetyl-CoA hydrolase/transferase C-terminal domain-containing protein, protein MPKLFSDADALAEDIIRDVGTDLVVGLPLGLGKANHVVNALYARAVADPYIKLTLLSALTLEKPKPKGLIERRFIAPVIDRLFGGYPDLAYAEAMRNGSLPPNISVIEFFFLAGRWLHVAAAQQNYISANYTHAASYLLARGMNVVTQLVAKRVVDGVPRYSLSCNTDTTLDVLRERHAGRASFRLIAQVNSELPFMPGAGDLSADEFSAVLDSPATDFPLFAPPSEPISDTKYAIGLNAASLVRDGGTLQIGIGQIGDALAQGLILRHREGAAFHEILTRLSPARPIVARETGAFDTGLYGVSEMLTEAFIGLLDGGILKRAVDGVVLHGAFFLGPKSFYRALREMPPDQIARIQMMPVSFTNALYGDEEDKRRARLDARFINNAMMATLLGAAVSDGLEDGEVVSGVGGQYNFVAQAFALRDARSVLTLEATHWAGRSVQSNILLRYGHQTIPRHLRDVFVTEYGVADVRGQSDADVIAAMLAIADSRFQDELMRTAKDAGKLPRAYEIPPQHRDNNPERIARALKPARESGLLPSFPFGSDFTDVEQRLIPALQVLQAAQRSPRELAVLLWRGLTHTPDAADHEALARLGLDRPKTWPERGYRALVSAALVRIRGM, encoded by the coding sequence ATGCCAAAGCTGTTCTCCGACGCCGACGCTCTCGCGGAGGACATCATTCGCGATGTCGGGACGGATCTCGTGGTCGGGCTGCCGCTCGGCCTCGGCAAGGCCAATCACGTCGTCAACGCGCTCTACGCACGGGCAGTTGCGGATCCTTACATCAAGCTGACACTGCTTTCGGCGCTGACGCTGGAAAAGCCGAAACCGAAAGGCCTGATCGAGCGCCGCTTCATTGCGCCCGTGATCGACCGCCTGTTCGGTGGCTATCCCGATCTCGCCTATGCCGAAGCGATGCGCAACGGCAGCCTGCCGCCCAATATCTCCGTCATCGAGTTCTTCTTCCTCGCCGGGCGCTGGCTGCACGTTGCGGCGGCACAGCAGAACTACATCTCGGCCAACTACACCCACGCCGCGTCCTATCTGCTGGCGCGCGGGATGAATGTCGTGACGCAACTCGTGGCCAAGCGCGTCGTCGACGGCGTGCCGCGCTACAGCCTGTCCTGCAACACCGACACCACGCTGGACGTGCTGCGCGAACGCCATGCCGGCCGCGCCTCGTTCCGGCTGATCGCGCAGGTGAATTCCGAGTTGCCGTTCATGCCGGGAGCAGGCGATCTTTCGGCGGACGAGTTCAGTGCGGTGCTCGACAGTCCCGCAACCGATTTCCCCTTGTTCGCGCCGCCGTCCGAGCCGATCTCGGACACCAAATACGCCATCGGCCTGAACGCGGCTTCGCTGGTGCGCGATGGCGGCACGCTGCAGATCGGCATCGGGCAGATCGGCGACGCGCTGGCGCAGGGCCTGATCCTGCGTCACCGCGAGGGAGCTGCCTTTCACGAGATCCTGACGCGGCTTTCACCTGCGCGCCCGATCGTTGCACGGGAAACCGGCGCCTTCGACACCGGTCTCTATGGCGTCAGCGAAATGCTGACCGAGGCGTTCATCGGCCTGCTCGATGGTGGCATTCTCAAGCGCGCGGTCGATGGTGTCGTGCTGCACGGCGCCTTCTTCCTCGGCCCAAAATCCTTCTATCGCGCATTGCGCGAGATGCCGCCGGACCAGATCGCGCGCATCCAGATGATGCCGGTGTCGTTCACCAACGCGCTCTATGGCGATGAAGAGGACAAGCGCCGCGCGCGCCTCGATGCGCGCTTCATCAACAATGCGATGATGGCGACGCTCCTTGGCGCGGCCGTGTCCGACGGGCTCGAGGACGGCGAGGTGGTGAGCGGCGTCGGCGGGCAGTACAATTTCGTGGCGCAGGCCTTTGCGCTGCGGGATGCACGCTCCGTGCTGACGCTCGAAGCGACGCACTGGGCCGGTCGAAGCGTGCAGTCCAATATCCTCTTGCGCTATGGCCATCAGACCATCCCGCGGCATCTGCGCGACGTCTTCGTCACCGAATACGGCGTCGCCGATGTCAGGGGACAATCGGACGCCGATGTGATCGCGGCGATGCTTGCTATCGCCGACTCGCGCTTCCAGGACGAACTGATGCGGACCGCGAAGGACGCCGGCAAGCTGCCGCGGGCTTACGAAATTCCGCCCCAACATCGCGACAACAATCCGGAGCGGATCGCGCGTGCGCTGAAGCCTGCGCGTGAGTCAGGCCTGCTGCCGTCGTTCCCCTTCGGCTCCGACTTCACGGATGTCGAGCAGCGCCTGATCCCGGCGCTGCAAGTCTTGCAGGCCGCGCAGCGCTCGCCGCGCGAACTCGCTGTCCTGTTGTGGCGGGGACTGACGCACACGCCTGATGCGGCCGACCACGAGGCCCTCGCACGCCTTGGCCTCGATCGCCCCAAGACGTGGCCCGAGCGCGGCTACCGCGCGCTGGTGAGCGCGGCTTTGGTGCGCATCCGGGGTATGTAG